A region of the Candidatus Pelagibacter ubique HTCC1062 genome:
TACACCAGCTGATTACTTTGTTGAGTATATGGCTGCTGCTAAAGCTACTATTCAAAAGAACTCAAAAGAAAATAAGTTCTTTGATGAAGTTTACCAGCACATGACTGCTCACGCAAAAATCGTAGTACCTTTTATTGCTCAAATGGAAACATCTGATGCATCAATTGGAACTGCATTTGCAAAAGCGCAAAAGTAAATAAATAATTTAAACGGGGACTTAATATTTTTAAGTTCCCGTTTTTTTAAAATAGAAAAAATTTTAATCGACATTACCAATCAATAAAATGGTCAAAAAAAAATCACATTCTGCTGGTGTTAAAGAAACTCTAGATATTACTGATGAGTTAATAGCAGAACGTCGAACTAGTTTAAAAATGCCTAAGGATATGGTTCCTTGGATGGCAAAAACTATAGAGTTTATCGACCTTAACATGTTGAGAATTGGTAAAGTAATTTGTTGGATGGTAATTCCTTTAATTTTTGCAATGACTTTTGAAGTTATTGGTAGACATTTTTTTAATAGACCAACTCTTTGGGCTTATGATGTAACCAGAATGATTGCAGGAGCATTTTTTATGTTGGGTGCTGGTTACGCATTATCAAAAGGTATTCATATAAGAGCTGATTTTTTATATAGAAATTGGAATGTTAAAACTCAAGCAAAAGTAGATCTATTCTTATATTTATTATTCTTCTTTCCAGGTTTCATAGTCTTCTTTTGGGTAAGTTTTGATTATGCTTATACTTCTATATGTGGGAGATCTATTTTAGCAGAATGCTTAGATGGAAAAGTTAGAATTCAAAGAGCAATGGATACTACTTGGATGCCAGTAATGTGGCCATTAAAAAGCTGCATGCCAATTGGAGCTTTTTTGTTATTAATTCAAGGGATATCAGAATTATTTAAAACATATTATGCGTTTGTGAAAGGTAGATGGCCATAATGGAAATTTTTTCACAAGAATTAATTGGAGCAATAATGATAGGAGTAATGCTATTTGCTATCTTTATTGGTTTTCCTATTTCATTTACATTAATATTTTTAGGTCTTGTGTTTGGTTATTGGGGTTTTGGAAAGTTAGTTTTTTATTTAATGACCCTACAGTTTAATATGATTATGACGGAAAGTACGCTGGTTGCCGTCCCACTCTTTATATTTATGGGCATATTAATGGAATCTGCAGGTCTTATGGAAAGACTATTTTCAGCCATACAATTAATGCTATCTAGAACAAGGGGTGCATTATTTTATGCAGTTATGTTTGTGTCTACAATTTTTGCTGCTGCAACAGGAATAGTTGGGGCATCAGTAACAATCCTTGGAATCATGGCAGGTAAAACTATGATTAAATCTGGATACGATACTAGATTATCTGCAGGCTTAATATGTGCCGGAGGAACTCTTGGAATTTTAATTCCACCAAGCATTATGTTAGTGGTAATGGGGCCTGTTTTAGAAATCCCAGTAACAGATTTATTTGCTGCAGCAATAATTCCAGGAATAATGTTGGCAGTTCTTTATGCTCTTTACACCACTGTTAGATGTTATTTTGATCCAAAACTTGGTCCAATTTTACCAAAAAGTATGCAACCAAAAAGTATGGGTAAAGTTTGGGTAGAATTCTTTTTAGGGTTAGTACCGCCTGCGGGATTAGTATTTTTTGCTCTAGGTAGCATATTATTTGGTTTAGCAACACCTACTGAAGGTGCCGGTATTGGAGCTATTGGATCTTTGTTACTTGCTTTAGCATATAAAAAATTAACTTTAAAAACTTTAAAAAATTCTTTAATTAAAACTTTAGAGATTACTGCATTGATAATGTTTTTAGTTGCTGCATCGAATTTCTTTGGAGCAGTTTTTTCAAAATTAGGAACACCATCTTTATTAACTGAATTTTTATTAAACTTAGAAGTTAACAGATATGTTATTTTAGCTATACTAATGGCAGTAATTTTCTTGTTAGGTTGGCCTTTAGAGTGGGTACCAATAGTTCTTATTGTATTACCAATATTTGTTCCATTGATTAAAGAATTAGACTTCAACTTGACTTGGTTTGCAATACTTGTAGCTGTGAATTTACAGACCGCCTGGTTATCTCCACCTGTAGCTCTATCTGCGTATTTTTTAAAAGGTGTTGTGCCAGAATGGGAACTTAAAGATATTTATCTTGGTATGATGCAGTTTATGGGAATACAGCTTTTAGGTTTAATTTTGATCATCGCATTTCCTCAAATTGCACTTTGGTTACCTAGCGTAATGTACCCTTAAGAGTTTATTTTTTATTTATATAAGGAATTACAGTTCCAACTAAAATAATTCCCAATGAAATAAATATCTTTAAAGTAATTTCTGCATCAATTACTACCCAGGCAGATAAAGCTCCTATGGGCCCTGTTAAAGGATACATAAGACTAATTCTTCCTATTGGAACCCTTCTCAAGGCATAATTATAAAATAAATAAGAACCAAAAGTTATAAAAGATAAAGTGATTGCAGCTATTACTGATGGTGTAAATTCTAAATGAAATGAATATCCAAAGGTAGAGTTAGGCCAAATAATAAATAATATTAAAAATGATAAAATGAAACCAGTAAAATATTGGTAAGTATTTACACCTAGCTGGTTAACATTAGTTTGCATTTTTTTTCTACCAATAACTTCATTAATTGAAGCCAAAGTCATTCCTGCAAAAATAATAAAGTCCCCAATATAATTTCCCTGACCAATAATAGTTTGACTTGATAAGAGGATATAAGTTCCAATAATTGTTATAAAAGCTCCTATTAAAACCTTTATCTCAATTTTTTCATTTAAAAATATTTTAGCAACAAAAGGTTGCATGATTGGCATTGTACTTATAATAGCAACACCATTAATAGGCGACGTAAGCATTAAACCTACATGGAATGCTAATGTTACAAGAAAAGGGTTTAGCAAACCCATCAAGAAAGGTGCTAGACCTATTTTTTTAATTGACAAGTCAACTCTCATTATTAAAGCAAAAGTTAACATAAGCAAAAAAGCAATTGCAAACCTTACAGCTAGTAAATCAACAATTTGAAATTCTTCTAGAGCAAGTTTTACAAACGGAGGACCTGAGCCAAAACCAATTACAGCAAGAAACATTGCCAAGTAACCAATATTTTTTTTAAGAAAGAGCATTAGATCCAAAATACTATTACAAATGAAAAAAAAAGATATTCCATTTTAACTTATTAGTTTATTATTTATTAGTGATTCAGCGTAAAAATAAAATTAATCTTATTAACTGGGAATTAGTGTCAGTTAACCCAAATGATAAAACTTGGAATTGGAAGGATATTTTTTGCTTTTGGGGCATTAATATACAAAGTGTTATTGCTTTTTCCTTAATAGCATCATTGTATCTTGTTTATGACTTAAACATTGCAGTTGTTTTTTTAGGAAGTTTAATTGGTTCTCTTCTAGTTTATTTTTTAGCTAACTTGATAGGAAAACCCTCTCAAAAATATGGTCTTCCATTTCCCGTTATCTTAAGGACTTCATTGGGTGTGTTTGGGGCAAAATATTTTTCTTTAATAAGAGGTCTTGTTGGTATCTTCATGTTTGGAATTCAAACATATTTTTTATCAAAAGCATTTAGTTATTTAATTCGAATATTTTTCTTTTCGGTTGATAATACTTTCCTTCAGCATGATATTTTTTTAATTTTTGTTTCAGGTCTTAACATTATTGATTGGGCTGCTTTTTTAATAGCAATTCTATTACAATCTTTTTTATTCAGTAAAAGTCATAAATTTAATAAGCTAATTATTAATTATTCAGCAATAACAGTTTACACAGGGATGCTATTATTTTTTTTTGTTGTACTTCTCTTAGATGTTAAGGAGGTTTCAAGATCATTTGCTGACATTTTTACTTATAGCAATATATTTCTTAAGAGTAATATTGCTCCCTTGATTACTGTAGTTGGAATAGTATTTGCTTACTTTTCAATTATTCTTGTAAATTTTGGAGACTTTGCCCGTTACGTTAAAGATGAAGAGGAATTAAAAAAAGGTAATTTGAGTTTATTTTTAAATCTTATTATATTTTCATTTTTTGCTGTATTTATAGTTGTCGGGGCTGATGTAATTTTTCATCAGAAACTTGAGGAAATTGGAAAGATACTTACAAATCCTACAGATATTATAGGAACTTTAGATAACACTATTATAACTGTAATAGTTTTATTTTTTATTATTGTAGCTTCAGCATCTACTAATCTAATTGCAAATTATGTGCCTGCTCAAAATTCTTTGTTAAATTTTTTTCCAAGTAAACTTAATCTAAAAACTTCCTCTTATATAATTATTATTTTTGGATTTATAATTGGTATTTTTTGGTTACCATTATTAAGTCAGATAGGAATTTTATCTTTTATTGATACATTTGCTGCATTTTTTGGACCTCTTTTTGGTGTTATAATCATAGATTATTATTTAGTTAAAAAATCAAACTTAGATAATAAAGATATACTTTCAGCAGAACCTGATGGAGTTTACTTTTACTCTAATGGATGGCATATAAAAGCGGTATACTCTATTACTCTAGGTTTTATTTTTGCTGCTTCAACAATTTGGAATGAAAGTTTAATGAATTTTAATTCTTACTCTTGGTTAATTGGTGCTTTTGTCTCTTCATTGACTTACTATTTATTAACAAGTAAATAATTTCATGCATCAATTTGATTTAAAAAATAAAACAGCAATTATCACCGGTGGTGCACAAGGTTTTGGTTTAGATATTGCTAAACGGTTTTTAAAGTCAGGAACAAAAGCTATTATCTGGGACATCGATGAAGAAGAATTAAAAAAAGCTGTTAAAGCTGTGAACGATCCAAATCTTTCATATAATGTTGTTGACGTATCTGATTTCAAAAATGTCAAAGATACAGTTGATGAAATAGCAAAATCTTCAAATATTGATATTTTAATTAATAATGCAGGTATTACTGGGTCTACGTCTTCACTTTGGGATTACGATGTAGTTGAATGGAATAAAATAATAGAAATTAACTTAATGGGTACATTTAACTGTTGTAAATGTGTGGTGCCTTATATGATTAAAAATGATTATGGTAGAATAGTTAATGTTGCTTCTGTTGCTGGAAAAGATGGTAATGCAAACGCAAGCGCTTATAGTTCAGCAAAAGCGGGTGTTATTGGTTTAACAAAATCGCTAGGAAAAGAACTGGCTGATAAGAATATAGCTGTAAATGCTGTCACTCCAGCAGGAGCTAAAACAAGAATTCTTGATCAAATGTCAAAAGAACATGTTGCCAGAATGCTTTCTAAGGTTCCTAGAGGTAGATTTTTGGAGATAGAAGAGTTTACTTCATTAATTTGTTGGCTAGCTTCAGAAGAAAACTCATTTTCAACAGCAGCTGTTTTTGATATTAGTGGTGGTCGTTCTACTTACTAACTAGCACTTTAGAATCAATATTAAGAGACTTACTTTCTTTAGAAATAACTGGTGCCAGTAGAATTATGGACCAATATATTAATAAAACAAATATAGAAATTAATTTCATTCTATTTATATAGTATCCAATATTGATAATTTAATGATTAAAGTGTGTTCAAATATTGTTTTAAAATTTAATTTAGATATACCCCCATACTGATGAAATTTTTTTTAATATTATTAGGATATTTATTTTTAATAACAAAACCTTTGTTAGCTGAAAATGTTTACGTTTTTGATTTTACTAACAATGAGCTAAATACATTAAAAGTTAAAAAAGTTAAAGGAGAGACCAGCTGGAAAGTTGGGTCTAACGAAAATGGTAACTTTATAAGAGCAGAGGCTGAAGGTGTTGGGTCAGGCTTGGGAAAAGAAATTAAAATTGATCTTAATAAAACTCCTTTTATTAATATTACATGGAAAGTTGAGAAAGATTTATCTGGAATTATAGAAAATAGTAAAAAAGGGCACGATTATGCCGCTAGAGTTTTTGTAATAAAGAAAACAGGTTCTACACCATTATCTAACAGGGCAATTAATTATATTTTTTCAAGTAATAATGATGTTGGAAAATATTGGCCAAGTCCATATACAAAAAAATCTATTGATTATGTTCTCTCAACTACAAAAAATAACAAAAATACATGGGTTACTGTTAAAGCAAATGTGCAAAAAGATTTTAAGAAACTTCATGAAATTGATGTTACAGAAATTTCAGGTATTGCTATAATGACTGACACTGATAATTCGAAATTAAAAGCTATATCTTATTATCAAGATATTTATTTTTCAGCTGAATAAGATTATTTAAATACTTTTTTAAGACCAATACTTAAAAAAGATAAAAGTACCGCAACAATTACATCTTCAATGGGTGCAGCATTAGGGAC
Encoded here:
- a CDS encoding TRAP transporter small permease subunit, whose translation is MVKKKSHSAGVKETLDITDELIAERRTSLKMPKDMVPWMAKTIEFIDLNMLRIGKVICWMVIPLIFAMTFEVIGRHFFNRPTLWAYDVTRMIAGAFFMLGAGYALSKGIHIRADFLYRNWNVKTQAKVDLFLYLLFFFPGFIVFFWVSFDYAYTSICGRSILAECLDGKVRIQRAMDTTWMPVMWPLKSCMPIGAFLLLIQGISELFKTYYAFVKGRWP
- a CDS encoding TRAP transporter large permease codes for the protein MEIFSQELIGAIMIGVMLFAIFIGFPISFTLIFLGLVFGYWGFGKLVFYLMTLQFNMIMTESTLVAVPLFIFMGILMESAGLMERLFSAIQLMLSRTRGALFYAVMFVSTIFAAATGIVGASVTILGIMAGKTMIKSGYDTRLSAGLICAGGTLGILIPPSIMLVVMGPVLEIPVTDLFAAAIIPGIMLAVLYALYTTVRCYFDPKLGPILPKSMQPKSMGKVWVEFFLGLVPPAGLVFFALGSILFGLATPTEGAGIGAIGSLLLALAYKKLTLKTLKNSLIKTLEITALIMFLVAASNFFGAVFSKLGTPSLLTEFLLNLEVNRYVILAILMAVIFLLGWPLEWVPIVLIVLPIFVPLIKELDFNLTWFAILVAVNLQTAWLSPPVALSAYFLKGVVPEWELKDIYLGMMQFMGIQLLGLILIIAFPQIALWLPSVMYP
- a CDS encoding DMT family transporter; the protein is MLFLKKNIGYLAMFLAVIGFGSGPPFVKLALEEFQIVDLLAVRFAIAFLLMLTFALIMRVDLSIKKIGLAPFLMGLLNPFLVTLAFHVGLMLTSPINGVAIISTMPIMQPFVAKIFLNEKIEIKVLIGAFITIIGTYILLSSQTIIGQGNYIGDFIIFAGMTLASINEVIGRKKMQTNVNQLGVNTYQYFTGFILSFLILFIIWPNSTFGYSFHLEFTPSVIAAITLSFITFGSYLFYNYALRRVPIGRISLMYPLTGPIGALSAWVVIDAEITLKIFISLGIILVGTVIPYINKK
- a CDS encoding cytosine permease; the protein is MSVNPNDKTWNWKDIFCFWGINIQSVIAFSLIASLYLVYDLNIAVVFLGSLIGSLLVYFLANLIGKPSQKYGLPFPVILRTSLGVFGAKYFSLIRGLVGIFMFGIQTYFLSKAFSYLIRIFFFSVDNTFLQHDIFLIFVSGLNIIDWAAFLIAILLQSFLFSKSHKFNKLIINYSAITVYTGMLLFFFVVLLLDVKEVSRSFADIFTYSNIFLKSNIAPLITVVGIVFAYFSIILVNFGDFARYVKDEEELKKGNLSLFLNLIIFSFFAVFIVVGADVIFHQKLEEIGKILTNPTDIIGTLDNTIITVIVLFFIIVASASTNLIANYVPAQNSLLNFFPSKLNLKTSSYIIIIFGFIIGIFWLPLLSQIGILSFIDTFAAFFGPLFGVIIIDYYLVKKSNLDNKDILSAEPDGVYFYSNGWHIKAVYSITLGFIFAASTIWNESLMNFNSYSWLIGAFVSSLTYYLLTSK
- a CDS encoding SDR family NAD(P)-dependent oxidoreductase — its product is MHQFDLKNKTAIITGGAQGFGLDIAKRFLKSGTKAIIWDIDEEELKKAVKAVNDPNLSYNVVDVSDFKNVKDTVDEIAKSSNIDILINNAGITGSTSSLWDYDVVEWNKIIEINLMGTFNCCKCVVPYMIKNDYGRIVNVASVAGKDGNANASAYSSAKAGVIGLTKSLGKELADKNIAVNAVTPAGAKTRILDQMSKEHVARMLSKVPRGRFLEIEEFTSLICWLASEENSFSTAAVFDISGGRSTY
- a CDS encoding DUF3047 domain-containing protein → MKFFLILLGYLFLITKPLLAENVYVFDFTNNELNTLKVKKVKGETSWKVGSNENGNFIRAEAEGVGSGLGKEIKIDLNKTPFINITWKVEKDLSGIIENSKKGHDYAARVFVIKKTGSTPLSNRAINYIFSSNNDVGKYWPSPYTKKSIDYVLSTTKNNKNTWVTVKANVQKDFKKLHEIDVTEISGIAIMTDTDNSKLKAISYYQDIYFSAE